The region CCTTACTTCACTTCCGAGGAAATATGCTTattgaaattaataaattaaatttccaTTGATACTTATGTCCACATTTATGAGGTTTGTCTTCCAACTGACAGCTTTCATACATTCaagatttctaatgatttcatcatTGAGCACCTCTTGATGGGAAATGATCATTTAATAATCTACAAGGCAAAAGTACAAAGCCAAGGTTTTCACTTTAAGAAAGAGGAATATTCCTATTCCTTTACTGAGAAGAACCTCACCCAACATGGCTGGTGCTGAATTTTAAGCTCAACTGACTATCACCAGAAAAGCAACCCTAGCTACAGCACAACTTCCCACTTACCatttacacttttatttttatttattttgattttcctatgacatattttccattttcacttctttgctttctcttatcTATAAATTCTCTAATCCATGATGAACTATGACCTCTGGAAAATTTCTTTCCAATTCAGAGCAGTCATAGAGTTCTCTTTTCTGTGAGTTCTCTGATGCACAGTGAGTTTGGATTTCTCTCTGAATGCTTTGCTACACTTATCAcattgatagggtttctctcctgtatgggTTCTTTGATGAATAATGAGGTATGATTTTTGGGAGAAAGATTTCTCACATATATTAACACTCATAGGGTTTTTCCCCTGTGTGAAGCTCTTTGATGAATATGAGATAGGATTTCTGGAAGAATACTTTATCACATTCGTTACATTCAtatgattttctaatttttctctctttgtatGAGCTCTCTGATGTAACATGAAGGTATGATTTTCTGGAGAAGACTTTTCCACATAACAGTACATCCATCTGTTTTTTCCCCCGTATGAATTCTCTGATGAGCACTAAGGCTCACCTTAAGGGTAAAGGCTCTTCCACATTCTGAACACACATAaggtttttctcctgtatgaattCTTTGATGTCTACGCAGTGTTGATTTTTCTCTGAAAGCTTTGCCACATTCATTGCATTCaaaaggtttctctcctgtgtgtgttctctgatgTACACTGAGGTGTGCTTTTTGGTTGAAGGCTCTCCCACATTCTGaacattcatagggtttttctcctGTGTGAGTTCTCTGATGTATAAtgagttttgtcttttctctgaagGCTTTGCCACATTCGTTGCATATatatggtttctctcctgtatgggTTCTTTGATGTATATTCAGTGTTGATTTCTCTCTGAAGTATTTGCCACAATCAGCACATTCAAAAggtttttctcctgtgtgtgtcCTCTGATGTACATTTAGATGTGCCTTTTGGTTGAAGGTTTTCTCACAATCTGtacatttatagggtttttcTCCTTTGTGAGTTCTCCGATGTATAATgagatttgttttttcttggaATGCACTGCCACACTCAGTGCATACATATGGTTTTTCACCTGTATGTGTTCTTTGATGTATATGCAGTGTTGATTCCTCTCTGAAGGATTTACCACATTCATTACACTCAAAGAACTTGTCTCCTGTGTGCATTTTTTGATGTAGTCTGAGGTGTGCTGTTCTGTTGAATGCTTCTCTACATTTTTCCCATGCATAAGGCTTTTCTCCTAAGTGACTGATCTGATGAACAATAAGGAATGAACTCGGGCTGGGGATTATTCTACACTCAGGACACTCATAGCTTCTAGCTCCAAGTTGAGTCAAGTCATGCCGAACAAAGTTATAAATTTGATCTTTACCATACATATTATGATCATGGGATTTCATTCCATCATTTATCTCATGTTTGCCAGGAATTAATAATTTCCTACATCTATTGCATTCATAACATTCCTGAGTTGTAAAACTCAGACTACTAGAATTGAGTAAACTTAAACTATCATTAATACTTTTCCCAAATGAGTTATTCATATAGGTTGTAGGTCCTGAAGAAACTACCCATGTGTTCTGAGGAAGTGGGCTAACAAATCCATCATATTCATAACTTCTTTCTTCAGTCACATTTTTCTCAATAATGGATATAGCCTTGTCCAAGTGTATATTTTGGTTTTCCTGATGCCACGCCAGGTAGTCTTCAGCTTGCCCAACTTCTAAAAAGAAGAATAATAACCAGACTCTGTTAATACACCTAATCAAAAGCAGGCTTCTGAtggtgttaatttttaatttcttttaagtctatgaaattaaaaaaaagagagagagtctaAGCATGTATCTCTCTTATACTCAGAGATTGAGGGAGGAAAACCCAAGATGGTCCAACAGACATTGgaacagaaaataacaataaacttAAGTGATATAACTGTTAATTTAAAACTGTGGAAACTAAAAACAGGTTTGGAGAGCCATGAATGGGAAAAGTGATACTGGAAAGACAGTATATTCAGGTTTGCCGTCAGGGACATCTAGATTGCAAAGATCGTTTCAGAAAGGCTGGAGATGATTTAAGTGGgtgaaaaaagaagcaaaatgaatAAACCAGAACGGGGTCCAGTTTCTTAACAGCTCATTCAAAGGCTACCATGAGACAAACCTAGTAAACTAAGAATTCGGAATGAGTAGTAACAGTATATATAACATTTAAGaagatatttttgagattttaaagatGTAAATCCTTCACCAGAGCATTTAAGGTCTTGCTCTCACCATCTTCCAAATCTCCATTCTTACCTTTGCAACTTGAACTCGGGATCTCTCTCTTTATGATACCAAGGGTTCCTTGCTCCAAAGAGGCAATCACTTCTGGTTTGGTAATACGATACCCTGTAGTGGGAAATCATACAAGACTAGGGTACTTTGTGTGACGTTCATCTAAAAAAATTAGTAAGGTGTGTTTTCGTAAGGGTGTGTTTTACATGGGTAATTAACATATTgtttaagagaaaataagaatttaatcTGTAGAACCCAAAGTATAGAAATACTTTAGAGACAGAAAATTACATaatttgggacaccatgaatTACTCAACAAGCCATCCTTACCCAGTGAGACAAGATGGCTATAATTCTCTAGCATCACATCTCTGTATAGGTTTCTCTGAATAGGATCCAGTTGATTCCACTCTTCCTGGGTGAAGTCCACAGACACATCCTCGAATGACACTGATCCCTGTAATTGCATGCTTTTATTCAATTAGTTTGGTAAAAATTAGTGATACCATTTCTCTCAAAATGTTAGTAAATATATGCttaaatagtcttttaaaaattgaaaaattaaaattatacgtatttatggaaaataatatgtgtgtgtgagagaggacaagggaaggaaagagaggaagtaagagagaaacagagaaagggagagagagagagagagagagagagagagagagatgagaggagagagagagagagagagagagagaaaggagagatcaAATCAGGCTAATTGAAGTGATAATGTTCTTTATGATAAACCAAATATTCCGCAAGGAGAAGATATtgttttaccattttaaaaattgttagggactaggggtgtagctcagtggtagaatacttgacCAGCATGCATAGGCCCCAAGCTCCAACATCATCACTGCAACAGCTTCCTTCAAGATTTGTAATATCTAATCAAAGCTAAGGGCCCGCATACTATAGAACCTATTAAGAACTAATGAGATAAATATCAACAAtccaataggaaaaagaaaaatatttaaaatgttaaatagaaattttacaaaagacagtgtCCAAATAGTGAATAAACATTCAAAAGGATGCTTAAGATCATTAGTTATCAGAGAAACACACATTTAAGCCACACTGAGATACTAATATCTTCCAATGGAACAGTTAAAATTAAGACTAACAACCTAAATTTTGGCAATAATGTGGAGCAACACAAATTTTCACACCTTGCTGGTAGGAGTAAAATGGTACAGACATTTTGGAAAATGGTTTGGTAGAATTGCTAAAATTGAAAACTAACTTATGAAGTTGCAGCTTCACTCTTTGGTATCTATCTAATGAAAATGTGCACACAGGTTCACTAATACATAAGCAAAATATTCAcagaaatattgtttataatagcCAAAATGGAAACATCCATCAGCAGCACATTTGAAGAGTAACTGTGAATTATTTATGCAATATAATGGTACTCAATAACAGAAATAGAACAAACTACTGATACCTAAAATAACAAGGATGTATATCTAAAACATGatgggctggagatatagctcagtggaaaaGTACTGACTTAACAtttgtgagaccctgggttccattcccagcatcacaAAAAAATCATGACAAGTGAAAGAAGTCagattcaaaataataataatatgtatatttcCATTTATGTGAAatacaagaagagaaaaaataaattattatgatGAAACAAGAAAGTGGTCACTATAAAACAAAGAGCTAATGTTTGGGAAATGGCATGGAAGCTTCTGGAAGGCAtcatgtcattttcttcctcctttttgatCCAAGTATTGCTTATATAAGTGTTTTTAATCTGTAGATGTTTATAGACCTGTATACTTTATATACTTATGCTATATTTCAGTAAATCTACCTCATAATTTTTTGTCTAAGTTATATTCCACAAAAGGTTTAAAAATACGAAGACAAGCATTTTAAACCcccacaggaaaaagaaaacagcaaatgaaaaaaatcacaagagaaatataaaaagagaaaaacttaaagTTGTTAAACCATATTGataaacacaaaccaaaacaTAAGATATTTCCAGTTATCATATTACAATCTTAAAACAATGGCAAGAGTATTCACAAGGTCTTTCCACTCATTATTAGAGAAGCTATCAACTGTATTAACATTTTCAAACTGCAGTTTGTCAATATCTGCAAGTTCACAACACACTCACTTTTTTAAACCAACACTagaaagtgcttatctctgaAAATACAGACAAGAGATCACCACCACACTAAAAGAATTACACAGAGGTCCTTTAACATGAAGTTCATCAATAATCATGGTGTGTAAATGCAAGGAGAAAAATACAGCTGTTCAAAATATTCCTATGTGAACAGTTTTGGTGGCATATCCTGAtaatctagcactcaggaggctaaggcaggataATCCCAAATTCAAACTTGATCTACATGTTGTGAAActccgtctcaaaacaaaaaaaaatgaaagaaaacaaataaaatctcaatTAGCTAGGTTGTGTAACTCATAGGTAGGGCACTTGTCTAGCACATAGGAGGCCTTGTGTTCCATCTTCTGCACTTGATtttaaaaaccacaaagaaactaaACCTTCTGTGAAGCATCTGTAAACAAGTATTATTTAGTAGGAAACTATCTTATCCTAGCGGTGCCAGTGATCACCTGTGGAAATTTATGTCACTTGCTAATCTACTCTGTTCCTCACCTGGAAGATGTGAATGATAACTGTGTCTATTTCATAGTGCTATTATGAGTATTAAAGCTGcctatgtatataaaatattttaatatagtgtTGTGCATAGTATAAGCTGTCATTCCTATTACCATCAGcaacatgtgttttgtttttttgttttttaagacagggcagaagggaaagaaggtaaaatgGTCAGCAATGTCATGaattctgagattaaaagtaAAAGGACAATCCTACTGGTTTCTCAAAGTTTTCTttagataataaaaacaaaaaacctactgGGAAATAATTTGAAGGACATATGGCTTATATCATCTTCCTGACTATCAAGATATTATTCACATGTAGTCCAGAACATGTTTGTGTAGGCTGGGCTTGTTTTTCCTGAACAGTCACATTCCTTTCAGTTTTGCTCTAGCAAGACACCTTTGGATGACAGGAAGATAATTTAAGTCACAACAGAACAATATTAACTCTGTGTTTATCGTAAGTTTTCTAATAGGGACTTGAAAGGACCCATCAGAGGACTGTCTGATGAACATTAGGAAATCTAAGCATCGATGAAAGTGGCTCATTGTCTGTAAGGCTGAGACAAAACAAGTGAATATGCTTGGTTCCTTTTATGTTGTGGCTTACAGAAAGCTCAGAAAAGTAATTGTACCTAACACAAGTATATAAAATCctatgatacacacacagatacatatttcACACTTGTGCTGGTCTTGTTTTATATCCTTAAACTTTGGGTTTATACATATCTACTGTATAGAATAAATATTAATACACTAATTCATATACTCATATATAAGGTTTATTATGTATGCATCAAGGTATTATTCTAAATGTATTAACACAATTGACCTTCACAATCACCATACAAGGTAAATAATATCATCCCAACCATTCCCATTTTACAATTAAGAAAACCATGGCACAGATAGCATTGGTAAGCTCCTAAATCTGGTTAGGGCAATTTTACTGAAGATTTTATACTCTTTTAAAACCATACAATATTGCTTCTATCCTAATATAGGCAGAGGCTAACTGGCAGAAGCAAGTAAGAACTTACCCAGAACTCAGTCATGACTGACTGTGGTGGAGAGAAGGCAAAGGCCTAAAAAGGCAGAACTgttgagagggagaagaaaggagaagatcTTCAGATGGCAAGGATACTCAGATTGAAAATTCACCAAATCACCAGGCCAGAAATCCACAAATGCCAGGTGGCAAATGGTAACGGCATTGCTAAGTAAAAAGGGAAGGACATTTGTTTTCCCCATGGATTCCTATCTAACCCAACAACACAGCTCTATGATGGACTCTCATAGGCCATTGTGTATTATCACAGATTCCCCCCACGCCAACTTAAAATCACCAATCATATATTACACAGAGCCCCACATCACTTACACTACTGACACTATCACTCATTGTACAGCCTGATCATCACAACCTCAAAATATTCCCATCATTCACTCCACTTCACGCCTCGATCAAAGCCTCCACAAACCCCATCACTCATTCAACGTAATCTCTATCACTCTGCTTGCAGACTTCCTGCCCAGATTCTCAGTACTCATGTGTGAGCTCCTCCCCAAGTACTCACCCCATAAATTCGCGTCTTTGTGGAGTCCTCACTCGCCAGTCTCCCTCCGGCTGACAGAGTACCAACCCTCTCACTTCCGCTCTGAGTGAACCTCCGCTCTCCTTCACTCCCTTCTCCAATCTTAAAATCTGAATTCGTATGCTGGCAAAGTCTCTCTAAGGTTTTTTCGAAACAGTCATAACTTTCTGTGACGGTCACTTTTTAGTCTTTTACCCCGCCTAGGTTACTCAGTCACTAAATTTGCTCATGCGCAGTAGCTCTTCCTGAAGCCTTCAACGCTGATAGTCCTAAATATTTTGATTACGACAAGGATCGAATTTGCAGGCAGGAAAAATGGATGCGCCAATAAGCCATGTTTTCAAGGGAGCGGACATCTTTATAGCCTTTGCCATTCCGACAGCGGAGAAAAATCTACCTCTTAATGTTTAAAAGAGATGAGATTTTTGAGGAATTTGAACACTTGGCGTCAGGAATAGGCGTTTTGTATAAAGGCACACTAAAGACAGACAGCTTTTAGAGCCCAGGGCTACAGCCCCTGCCTGCatttccccaccccccactctcGGCAGGGAGATACCACTGCAGAGATGGGGGATAGCTGGAAAGCCGTCACCTTTCTTGGGAGCTATTCGGGGTAAAAGGGaatcagagcagagaaaaatgcgtTTCTACTACTATGGAGATTGGGAGAGATCGTGGAGTTGGTTGTTCCTTTGAGGAACTATAGAGGTAGGTACTATTAGACTAGCTGTGAAGAAGACTCAAATTGGTATGATCTTTGGGAAATACCAGGTTGCAGATGTATGCAAAAACAGGGGTAGTAAGATTCTGTGTTCAAAGGAAGAGATAGGAGAAGAAAGTGACATCGGtaaacatgggtgctgggagagtCAGGGACAGAAactcagggagggagggacccTAATGATGTTGTGTCTTAGAGACGATGGTAGAATCCACAAAGTCCTGACAATGACCTTACCCCATCGCCCCTGCATGCCCACATTCCTGGGAACCTTTGGCCTAAGAGATTTGGGAAAGTGCATTTGACAGGCTCtgggttcttttttaattttttttattactttataaataataccaatcaaaatttccacttcctcccctcctcccacttcccacccgctccccccacaccctttccccacccctccagtcctaagagagggcaaggcatcctgctctgtgggaagtccaaggccctcctaccctacatccaggcttaggaaggtatgcatccaaagagaataggatcccaaaaagccagtatatgcactagagacaaatcccagtgccattatcattggcccctcagtctgccccaattgtcagtcacattcagagggtccagtttgatcccatgctcattgcagtccagctggagttggtgagcgcccattagatcaggcacactgtctcagtgggtggaccaacccctcgtggtcctgacttccttgatcttattctccctccttctgctcttcagctcgaccttggaagctcagtccagtggtctGATGTGggtgtctctatctccatccgtcgccggacgaaggttcaatggtgatatttaagatagtcattaatctgactacTGGACaaggccagtacaggcaccctctcctccactgcccagggtcctagctggggtcattccCATGAACTCCTGAGAatccctccagagccaagcctcttgccaaccccaaaacaGCTCCCTCAATTAAggtatctccttccctgcttccatatccttctttcctccatctcaaccatcccagtcccccaagctctcccaaaccctccccttcccccctctctccccctctttccttcccctagttcccaacttttgcctggtaatcttgtctgcttccaatttccaggaggatctatatatgtttttctttgggttccccttattacttagcttctctaggatcacgaactacaggctcaatgtcctttgtttatggctagaatccactaattagtgagtacataccatattcatatttttgggtctgggttatccaCAGACTCTGGGTTCTATGGAACCCATCTCAAGATCTTCTAGAGTCCTAGAGGAACCAACAGGAGACTGTTTCAGCTCTGGACTTCAGACACACTATACTATCATGCAAGATAAAACTAAAGAGGCTTTTATAACAGGGaaaacttaaaacttttattaatgaggaatatattaaagacaaggaagaaggagTAGTGTTTTTATAGAGACACATCAACAAAGCAATCATCCTTGAGTCATGAGGATGGATGGACTTGGGTCTTATTTCAGAATATGGAAAAAGCACTGGGGAAAGCTATGGATTTGTGTACCCTCCCAAAATTAAGGTGTTGAAACCTTAACAATCAATGCAATATTATTTGGAGATGAAATCTTTGGGAAGTAATTAGAGTTAGATCTTATTAGGGTGAAACTTGGTCTAATGGAATTGGCACCCCAATAAAAGGCACTCAAGagcttgcttatttttaatttgaacaaAAATTAAGACATGTGAGGATACACTAATAAGCAGCTGtctgcaagcaagcaagcaagcaagcaagaaagcaaacaagcaagccaaCTCTTGCCCAAAACCAAATAAGCTGATTTTGATCTtgctcttcccagcacccagaactgtgagaaagcaAGTTTCTGATGTTTAAGCTAGAATTTTGTTATGGCAGCCAGAGCTGGAAAAGACTTGTACAATTAGCCAGGGATTATTACAAAGGGTTTAAATATGAAGTCACTCTAATGAGGATGCCTGGAGAAAGTGGCAAActtcttttatttgaaaagacATATATAGCATAAAATTTACTATGTtatccattttaaaatatgcaattcAGTGTCATTTACTGTCTCCAAAATGCTGCAGTTTTACTATCTAGGTCTAGAACATCTTCATCACACAAGACAAAATCCCATAGCCATTAAACAATCATTTTCCACCCCTTCCTGATCCCAGATCCTAGCTACTATGTACTTTTTTGCTGTCACTATGGATTTGCTTATTGtgaatattttgtaaaaatagaATCAcacacttactttttttttgaaagaagatcaaatgtgtttatttttagtcattttttattttaattttttcattttacataccagccacatttccccccacctcccccatcccacctccatcTATTCCTCAGAGGAGCTAAGACTGACCTCACTTGAggagtcaacaaaacctggcataccaagttgaaaCAGGACGAAGCCGCTCCCCattgtatcaaggctgagcaaggtatcccactataggaaatggactccaaaaagccagttcatgcaacCAGGATacgtcctgatcccactgccagacccctcaacagatcaagccacataattATCACTCGTATTCAGAGGGCCTgattcagtcccatgcaggttccccagctgtcagtccatattctgtgagctcccattagctcaggccagcttctctgttgttttccctatcatgatcttgacccccttgctcatatgatcccttctctctctcttcaactgaactccaggagctcagtccaatgtttggctgtgggtcactgcatctgcttccatcagttactagatgtaggttctatgatgacaactagAGTAGTCAcaaatctgattataggggaaggccacttcaggaaccctctccattATTGACAGAAgtcttgtgaattcctgggaatttccctagtgccaggtttcttcctaaccccataatggctccttctatcaagatttctctttcattgctctccctctctgttcctcccccaATTAGGTCATCTTGATCATTCATGGtcccattccccatcccctctcttctagtccctcccagtttacccaggagatcttaaccaTTTTCCCTTTATggggccctccatgtgtgtctctcttagggtcctcctttttacctagcttctctagggttgtggatTGTGgttgtggacttgagttttgtgcagaatgATAGATATCAATCCATTTGCATGTCATCATCCAGTTGTTgaaaagatactttcttttttccattgcttatttttggtttctttgtcaaaattcaggtgtcaTAGGTGTGAGAGTTTATGTCAGActtttcaattcaattccattggtctgttttatgccaataccaagctgttttcatgaCTATAGCTTTATAGTAAAGCTTGAAGTTATGGATGGTGATATCtgcagaaattcctttattgtacaggattgttttagctgttctgggatttttgtttttccacatgaagctGAATATCATTTTTTCAAggtctatagattgcttttggtagtgttgccatttttattatgttaatacTACCTATCCAAAACCTTAGAAGAtactttcattttctgatatcttcttaaacttccttcttcaaagattaaaagttcttgtcattcCAGTCTTTTACTGATTTGATTAGAGttaacccaagatattttgttatttgtgtctattctgaaggatgatgtttctgtttctttctcagcccatttattaattaatataggagggctactgattttttgagttaatcttgtatctttcCACATTACTGAAACTGTTTATCAGGTGTAGGAGTTCCATGGTAGatttttttgggtcacttatatatactatcatgtTGCAGGAgttccttccgctccttcagccaatagccactgagataccagcccattggggcgtggtctctctaaAAAACCACGGCAccttccctccactcactctctggcttccggctctgtttccagcgactaggctcccttcctgattgcgcagatggctgttggctgggactgtgatctgtaagtttttcccctttaaataaataaccattctattaatcataattctaaactggtgtgggattgtttgtgacttacgcctgcATCTGGCACCCGaactttggttttatttattttttttctttttctttttttttctttctcatggtttatttttttttatatttaaaaatttccatctccttccatcctcctccccctccctctgctcctcctcccccttcccgcccctccttctcccccttccctccccttccctccacccatacctcccctccctccctctcaaggccaaggagccatcagggttccccactctatgctaagtccaaggtcctccaactccccccaggtccaggaaggtgatcgaccaagctgagaaggctcccacagagcccgtccatgcagaagaatcagagcccagcgccaatgtcctttgcttctcagtcagcccccactgttggccacattcagagagacgggtttggtcgcatgatccatcagtcccattccaactggagttggtgatctccctttagttctgtcccacccctcacgttcctgactttctc is a window of Arvicola amphibius chromosome X, mArvAmp1.2, whole genome shotgun sequence DNA encoding:
- the LOC119804799 gene encoding zinc finger protein OZF-like isoform X2; its protein translation is MLENYSHLVSLGYRITKPEVIASLEQGTLGIIKREIPSSSCKEVGQAEDYLAWHQENQNIHLDKAISIIEKNVTEERSYEYDGFVSPLPQNTWVVSSGPTTYMNNSFGKSINDSLSLLNSSSLSFTTQECYECNRCRKLLIPGKHEINDGMKSHDHNMYGKDQIYNFVRHDLTQLGARSYECPECRIIPSPSSFLIVHQISHLGEKPYAWEKCREAFNRTAHLRLHQKMHTGDKFFECNECGKSFREESTLHIHQRTHTGEKPYVCTECGSAFQEKTNLIIHRRTHKGEKPYKCTDCEKTFNQKAHLNVHQRTHTGEKPFECADCGKYFREKSTLNIHQRTHTGEKPYICNECGKAFREKTKLIIHQRTHTGEKPYECSECGRAFNQKAHLSVHQRTHTGEKPFECNECGKAFREKSTLRRHQRIHTGEKPYVCSECGRAFTLKVSLSAHQRIHTGEKTDGCTVMWKSLLQKIIPSCYIRELIQREKN
- the LOC119804799 gene encoding zinc finger protein OZF-like isoform X1, encoding MTEFWGSVSFEDVSVDFTQEEWNQLDPIQRNLYRDVMLENYSHLVSLGYRITKPEVIASLEQGTLGIIKREIPSSSCKEVGQAEDYLAWHQENQNIHLDKAISIIEKNVTEERSYEYDGFVSPLPQNTWVVSSGPTTYMNNSFGKSINDSLSLLNSSSLSFTTQECYECNRCRKLLIPGKHEINDGMKSHDHNMYGKDQIYNFVRHDLTQLGARSYECPECRIIPSPSSFLIVHQISHLGEKPYAWEKCREAFNRTAHLRLHQKMHTGDKFFECNECGKSFREESTLHIHQRTHTGEKPYVCTECGSAFQEKTNLIIHRRTHKGEKPYKCTDCEKTFNQKAHLNVHQRTHTGEKPFECADCGKYFREKSTLNIHQRTHTGEKPYICNECGKAFREKTKLIIHQRTHTGEKPYECSECGRAFNQKAHLSVHQRTHTGEKPFECNECGKAFREKSTLRRHQRIHTGEKPYVCSECGRAFTLKVSLSAHQRIHTGEKTDGCTVMWKSLLQKIIPSCYIRELIQREKN